A single Antechinus flavipes isolate AdamAnt ecotype Samford, QLD, Australia chromosome 5, AdamAnt_v2, whole genome shotgun sequence DNA region contains:
- the WNT10B gene encoding protein Wnt-10b, with protein MTEEPRLWPLPSGLAGLLFLFFCSRALSNEILGLKLPGEPQLTPNAVCLTLPGLSKRQFGLCLRSPDVTASALQGLHIAVHECQHQLRDQRWNCSSLEASGRLPHHSAILKRGFRETAFSFSMLAAGVMHSVAMACSLGKLVSCGCGWKGNREQDRLRAKLLQLQTLSRGKSAPNSPVGLGPNSGTIPGPQDTWEWSGCNQDLDFGEKFSRDFLDLREAPRDIQARMRIHNNRVGRQVVTENLKQKCKCHGTSGSCQFKTCWRAAPEFRVVGAALRERLNRAVFINAHNRNSGAFQPRLRPRRLSGELVYFEKSPDFCDWEPALGSPGTQGRVCNKTSRLLDGCGSLCCGRGHNVLRQTRVERCHCRFHWCCYVLCDECQVTEWVNVCK; from the exons ATGACGGAGGAGCCACGGTTATGGCCTCTGCCCTCAGGCCTCGCCGGGCTCCTATTCCTCTTCTTTTGCAGTAG AGCATTAAGCAATGAAATCCTGGGGCTGAAACTTCCGGGGGAGCCTCAGCTCACTCCCAACGCTGTGTGCCTAACGCTGCCTGGTCTCAGTAAGCGTCAGTTTGGCCTGTGCCTGCGCAGCCCCGATGTGACAGCATCTGCGCTACAGGGCCTGCACATCGCAGTCCACGAGTGCCAGCACCAGCTTCGGGATCAGCGCTGGAATTGCTCCTCCCTGGAGGCCAGCGGCCGGCTGCCACACCACAGCGCCATCCTGAAGCGGG GTTTCCGAGAGActgccttctctttctccatgcTAGCTGCTGGGGTCATGCACTCAGTGGCCATGGCTTGCAGCCTTGGTAAACTGGTGAGTTGTGGTTGTGGCTGGAAAGGCAATAGAGAACAGGACCGGCTGAGAGCCAAACTGTTACAACTACAGACACTCTCCCGTGGCAAAAGTGCCCCTAACTCCCCAGTTGGCCTTGGACCCAATTCAGGCACCATCCCTGGTCCCCAGGATACATGGGAATGGAGTGGCTGCAACCAAGACCTGGACTTTGGGGAAAAATTCTCTAGGGATTTTCTGGATTTGAGAGAGGCTCCACGAGATATCCAGGCACGAATGAGGATCCATAACAACCGGGTGGGGAGACAG GTGGTGACTGAGAATCTGAAACAGAAATGTAAGTGCCATGGCACATCAGGCAGCTGCCAATTCAAGACCTGTTGGAGAGCAGCACCAGAGTTCCGGGTGGTTGGGGCAGCACTTAGGGAACGATTAAACCGGGCAGTCTTCATCAATGCCCACAACCGAAACTCGGGTGCCTTCCAGCCCCGGCTTCGCCCTCGCCGGCTCTCCGGTGAGCTTGTCTACTTTGAGAAATCGCCTGACTTTTGTGATTGGGAGCCAGCCCTGGGATCACCAGGCACACAGGGACGTGTCTGCAACAAGACCAGTCGCCTCCTGGATGGTTGTGGGAGTTTGTGCTGTGGAAGAGGGCATAAC